Proteins encoded by one window of Channa argus isolate prfri chromosome 13, Channa argus male v1.0, whole genome shotgun sequence:
- the adnpb gene encoding activity-dependent neuroprotector homeobox b encodes MFQLPVNNLGSLRKARKNVKKVLGDIGLEFCRDHLEDYKDFTPPEVYIKHTTWDDVCMWEPSHTKVQDYRSKPFCCSGCLFSSKYFSAYKSHFRNVHSEDFENNILLNCPYCTYNGNKKTLETHIKLFHMPNNTIRQGPGGMVAGAGGIVMKDGVLKRAGDSVEQAVYYCKKCTYRDPLYNVVRKHIYREHFQQVAQPYIVKPGDKTNAQNGGAAGATGNTVNNNTLNVNSNQIHCKKCLFVPRTYEALVQHVIEDHERIGYQVTAMIGHTSVIVPRPKPIIMIPTKTQGDKTIIGMGPKGAVMATTRSPGSQQLNRVVMASKSGFNSQSLLSGMKHDAVGLKAGPTQPFSIGSQQVRVSLPGNAQVSMPQQSHAAKQLITGGSLRGPVMVGTSSSLKSSPLGSRVQAAATTVASVTAKKSGSSVLGTSYTQKWKICTICNELFPENVYSSHFEKEHKAEKVPAVANYIMKIHNFTSKCLYCNRYLPSDTLLNHMLIHGLSCPHCRATFNDVEKMVAHMRLSHPDETVGPRTDSPLTFDLTLQQGNPKNVQLIVTTYNMRDAPEESVAFHAQNNTAPVSSALSASLISSKRLMPQHPPKTPSGAAEGATIKSAPQTSVPYKRDVGKTLCPLCFSILKGPISDSLAHHLRERHQVIQTVHPVEKKLTYKCIHCLGVYTSNMTASTITLHLVHCRGVGKSQNGQDSRATHSSRVNQAQSSALKRTSLDSSDTCAPKRRRPGPPGERAHPRDINGPSAFVESSDEPVVLALDPKGHENESYESRKAFLTQYFNQAPYPTQREVEKLASSLWLWKSDISSHFVNRRRKCIQECETQNASVLLGFSMHELSKVSHELAFTQGGAYEGRGSKTRTSRMHMGVSEQALRRHRELVAANGGGALPPGSVEGSKTTPSTPMSNSASRHQTKTINSTLAQKMPLDLSEPIAIDSDSDEEEQQKDNKGREGEVHLCNEQLTGDKKMLSRTGAKFISDLDEMSDDDDDDDDDDDDEDDDEDDGVHVENGFGPTEGSGRPAAKDRNTLPIIIPKFVPSSARSGRDGAQLGKQQV; translated from the exons ATGTTCCAGCTCCCTGTCAATAACCTGGGCAGTCTGCGTAAAGCAAGGAAAAATGTCAAGAAGGTCCTGGGAGACATTGGCTTGGAGTTCTGTAGAGATCACCTCGAG gacTATAAAGACTTCACTCCACCAGAGGTCTATATAAAACACACTACGTGGGACGATGTGTGCATGTGGGAACCATCACATACCAAAGTCCAG GACTACAGATCAAAGCCTTTCTGCTGCTCTGGCTGCCTCTTTTCATCCAAGTACTTCTCTGCGTACAAGAGTCACTTCCGCAATGTCCATAGCGAGGACTTTGAGAACAACATTTTGCTCAACTGCCCCTACTGCACTTACAATGGTAACAAAAAGACCCTGGAAACACACATCAAACTTTTCCACATGCCCAACAACACTATTCGACAGGGCCCTGGTGGAATGGTCGCAGGAGCTGGTGGGATCGTGATGAAGGACGGCGTGCTGAAGCGGGCAGGGGACAGTGTGGAACAGGCTGTGTACTACTGCAAGAAGTGCACCTATAGGGACCCTTTGTACAATGTTGTGCGAAAGCACATCTACAGGGAACACTTCCAGCAAGTGGCCCAGCCCTATATTGTGAAACCAGGGGACAAGACAAATGCTCAGAATGGTGGTGCAGCAGGAGCTACGGGGAATACAGTCAATAACAACACACTCAATGTTAATAGTAACCAGATTCACTGCAAGAAGTGTTTATTTGTTCCACGGACCTACGAGGCACTAGTTCAGCACGTCATTGAGGACCATGAACGAATTGGCTACCAGGTGACTGCCATGATTGGACACACCAGTGTGATAGTCCCACGTCCCAAACCCATCATTATGATCCCCACAAAAACCCAAGGAGACAAGACCATCATTGGAATGGGTCCAAAAGGTGCAGTAATGGCAACTACTAGGTCTCCTGGCTCACAGCAGCTGAATCGAGTGGTCATGGCATCGAAGAGTGGCTTCAACTCTCAAAGTTTGCTGTCTGGCATGAAACACGACGCAGTAGGATTAAAGGCTGGGCCCACCCAGCCATTCTCAATTGGCAGCCAGCAGGTGAGGGTTTCTTTACCAGGGAATGCCCAAGTTTCTATGCCCCAGCAGTCACATGCAGCAAAACAGCTTATTACGGGTGGCAGCCTGCGTGGTCCAGTTATGGTTGGTACATCTTCCTCGCTCAAATCCAGCCCTCTGGGTTCCCGTGTCCAGGCAGCAGCTACTACTGTAGCATCAGTTACAGCCAAGAAAAGTGGTTCCTCAGTCCTTGGCACATCCTACACACAGAAGTGGAAGATTTGCACCATCTGCAATGAGCTCTTCCCAGAGAATGTGTACAGTTCTCATTTTGAGAAAGAGCACAAAGCAGAGAAAGTGCCTGCTGTTGCCAACTACATCATGAAGATCCACAATTTCACCAGCAAATGTCTCTACTGCAACCGCTATCTCCCCAGTGACACGTTGTTAAACCACATGTTGATTCATGGTCTGTCTTGCCCACACTGCAGAGCAACCTTTAATGATGTTGAGAAGATGGTGGCTCACATGCGGCTGTCACATCCAGATGAGACTGTTGGCCCACGCACTGACTCTCCCTTGACATTTGACCTCACTCTTCAGCAGGGAAATCCCAAGAATGTTCAGCTAATTGTAACTACCTACAATATGAGAGATGCCCCAGAGGAGTCTGTAGCATTTCATGCTCAAAACAACACTGCTCCTGTTTCATCAGCCTTGTCTGCCTCGCTAATATCAAGCAAGAGGTTAATGCCCCAGCACCCACCCAAAACACCCTCAGGGGCTGCTGAAGGTGCAACAATCAAGAGTGCCCCACAGACTTCGGTGCCATACAAAAGGGATGTGGGCAAGACACTTTGTCCTCTTTGCTTCTCTATCCTTAAGGGCCCAATCTCAGACTCTCTGGCCCACCACCTGAGAGAGAGGCACCAAGTGATTCAGACTGTCCACcctgtagaaaaaaaactaacctaCAAGTGTATTCACTGCTTGGGGGTTTATACTAGTAACATGACTGCTTCCACTATAACTCTACACTTGGTGCACTGTCGAGGTGTAGGGAAATCCCAGAATGGGCAGGACAGCCGGGCAACCCATTCATCTCGGGTCAACCAGGCCCAGAGTAGTGCTCTCAAAAGGACCAGCTTAGATAGCTCTGATACTTGTGCACCAAAACGAAGAAGGCCAGGGCCACCTGGGGAAAGAGCCCACCCACGAGATATCAATGGTCCGTCTGCATTTGTAGAAAGTTCAGATGAACCTGTAGTTTTGGCTCTTGACCCAAAAGGACATGAAAATGAGTCGTACGAGTCCAGGAAGGCATTTCTAACACAGTATTTTAATCAAGCGCCATATCCCACACAACGTGAGGTGGAGAAGCTGGCTTCCAGTCTCTGGCTGTGGAAGTCAGACATCTCAAGTCACTTTGTAAACAGGCGGAGAAAATGCATACAGGAATGTGAAACTCAAAATGCCAGCGTGTTGCTCGGGTTCAGTATGCATGAGCTCAGCAAAGTGAGTCATGAGCTGGCGTTCACCCAGGGTGGCGCATATGAAGGTAGAGGTAGCAAGACACGAACATCCAGAATGCATATGGGGGTGTCGGAGCAGGCTCTCCGGAGACACAGGGAGCTTGTAGCTGCTAATGGTGGTGGAGCCCTGCCACCTGGGAGTGTAGAGGGTAGTAAAACTACGCCATCTACCCCCATGTCCAACAGTGCCAGCAgacaccaaaccaagacaatcaACAGCACCTTAGCACAGAAAATGCCTCTAGACCTTTCCGAACCCATTGCCATCGACTCCGACAGTGATGAGGAAGAGCAGCAGAAAGATAACAAGGGCCGAGAGGGAGAGGTGCATCTCTGCAACGAACAGCTTACTGGAGATAAGAAAATGCTGTCGAGGACAGGCGCCAAGTTTATTTCAGATCTAGATGAAAtgtcagatgatgatgatgacgacgacGACGATGACGATGATGAGGACGATGATGAGGACGATGGGGTGCATGTGGAGAATGGTTTTGGACCTACAGAGGGCTCAGGAAGACCGGCTGCTAAAGACAGGAACACTCTACCCATCATTATCCCCAAGTTTGTACCATCATCTGCTAGAAGCGGGAGAGACGGGGCCCAGCTGGGCAAACAGCAGGTCTGA
- the dpm1 gene encoding dolichol-phosphate mannosyltransferase subunit 1, with protein sequence MASRKTAHPNRATADKYSVLLPTYNERENLPLIVWLLVKYFDESGNNYEIIVIDDGSPDGTLEVAEQLQKIYGEDKILLRPRATKLGLGTAYIHGMKHATGNFIIIMDADLSHHPKFIPEFIEKQKEGNYDLVSGTRYRGNGGVYGWDLRRKLISRGANFLTQVLLRPGSSDLTGSFRLYKKTVLENLVKRCVSKGYVFQMEMIVRARQLNYTVGEVPISFVDRVYGESKLGGNEIVSFVKGLLTLFATT encoded by the exons ATGGCGAGTCGAAAAACTGCGCATCCGAATCGAGCTACTGCGGACAAGTATTCAGTGTTGTTACCCACCTACAACGAAAGGGAAAACCTTCCTTTGATCGTATGGCTTTTGGTGAAGTATTTCGACGAAAG tgGGAATAACTACGAGATTATTGTGATAGACGACGGAAGCCCAGATGGGACTTTGGAGGTAGCCGAGCAGTTGCAAAAAATATACGGAGAAgacaagatt CTTCTACGACCTAGAGCGACAAAGTTGGGACTAG GCACAGCCTACATCCACGGTATGAAGCATGCAACTGGGAACTTCATTATCATAATGGATGCAGATCTTTCCCATCAT cccaAATTTATCCCTGAATTTATTGA aaagcAGAAGGAAGGTAACTATGACTTGGTGTCTGGTACTCGATACAGAGGGAATGGAGGCGTATATGGCTGGGACCTGCGCAGGAAACTCATCAG TCGGGGAGCTAACTTTCTGACTCAAGTATTGTTGAGACCTGGTTCTTCAGACCTCACAGGCAGCTTCAG GTTGTACAAGAAGACGGTGTTAGAGAATCTGGTTAAGCGGTGCGTGTCCAAAGGATATGTCTTTCAGATGGAGATGATCGTCCGCGCCAGACAGCTCAACTACACAGTTGGAGAG GTGCCCATTTCCTTTGTGGATCGAGTGTATGGAGAGTCCAAGCTGGGAGGGAATGAGATTGTGTCATTTGTGAAAGGACTGCTCACACTCTTCGCTACAACGTGA